The genomic DNA AGATCACGTCGTGAGCGCGCTGGCGTCCAATCCGACGGCCCAGCTCCAGCATCAGCGCCTCGGACATGATGAGCCCACCCGACAGGTCGAGGTTCTGGCGCATCCTGTCAGGGAAGACCTGTAGGCCGCTGAACAGCTCGATCATGTATTGAAGGATGTCTCCGACGATGATCGCGGACTGGTTGAGCGCCCTGTCCATCATGACGCTGGTGGTGCGGTCGGCCTCATGCTCGGTCATCATCGACTCGAGTGCGAGCGGGACGAGCGCCCTGACCTGAGCGGCCCCTGCCACGATGTCCTGGCTGACCTTGGGATTCCGCTTCTGAGGCATGGTGCTTGAGCCGACGGTGCCGGGCGGAACAGGCTCTTCGAGCTCGCCGAACTCCTGCTTCATGAGCGTGTACACTTCGCGTCCGACCTTGGAGCACGTCGCGGACAGCATCCCTAGCAGCACCACGTACTCGCAGAGGTGGTCTGCGGTGGTCCTGGAGGGCATCGTCATCGGACGCATGTCCAGCTTCTTCGCCATGAGTTCCTGGATGTCCATGCCGATCTCACCGAGCGACCCGAGCGTGCCCGCGCCGCCTCCCAGCATCGCAACGAAGACCCTGTCCTCGCATCCCTGTAGTCTCTCAACGTGCCTGATCAGTTCGTCGATCCACACGGCCACCTTGAGTCCGAACGTGGCCGGAACAGCGTGCTGTCCGTGTGTGCGGCCGGGCAAAGCGAAGTCCCTCGTGCGCTCGGCGAGGTCTGCCAGCATCTCAAGGATGCGAGCAATCTGGCCGAGATAGATGCGGTGAGCCTTGCGAAGCTGCAGCAGCTTTCCAGTCTGGGTTATGTTCTGCGTGGTCGCACCCCAGTGAACGTGACCGCCAGCGTCGCCGTCGCAGACGCGGTCGAGCTCCCAGATCAGCGGCACGAGGCCGTGCCCGGTCGTTGCAAGACCCTCGTAGATCGCGTCCATGTCGAGAAGCTCGATTCGGGCCTTGAGGGTGATCTCCTCAGCGGCGTCCGCAGGGATGACGTCCAACTCCGCCTGTGCCTGTGCCAGGGCGGCTTCCACGTCGAGCCACGACTGAAAACGCTGGCTCTCTGAGAAGAGTTCACGGATGCCCGGATCAGGCATTCTGAGGGCTGTAGGCTCCTGCTGCATGGCGATGTCTCCAGATAGTGATATTGAGCGGAGTGTAGGTATCGGTCGCGCACGATGTCAATGATAGCTGACGCTCGAGGGATGTGCGGAGAAGGGGGGATTCGTGAGGGTCCGACGGTGGGCCGGAGGCCTGGAACTAAGTTAGCGGCTTGGTCGGCCTACAAGCCTGCGCAGGAAATTCCTGATCCTGGCCCTGCGGTTGACGTGATGCTGCACCATGGCGCCTGCTAGCGTGTTTACGAGGTCCGACTCGTCTGTCCGCCAGTGGTCCTGATTTCGGGGGCTGTTGTTGAAATCCTGCATCCGTATCCGCTGATGAAACTGCTTCCCCGAGAGGGAAGTGCAGCAAATCGTACAGCGGGTACGTGAGAGGGACTAGCGAGATTTGACCCATGTTTTTGATTTTTGGAGTAGGTAAACAGAGGCCCAAATGTACGAGAAACTTGGGAAAGACCACATCCGGAGCTGAGTCGCGGGTTCACGTCGTATCAGTCCAGGTGGGATGCGTCGTTGAACAGGTTGATCCGGCGCAGATCCGAGTTTACGCGGTCGAGGCCGTCGAGTTGCCATCTCTCGACTGCGATGGTGAACTCGAACATCGCCGTGTTGCGGACACCCAGCCCCCACATTCTGTCGGTGCCCACGAGTTGAGCGAAGATGTGGCTAATGATGCCGCCGTGCGTGAATACCAGCACGCTGTCATCGTCAGTGTGTTCGCCAGTAAGCAAATCTACGACACGCTGAGCTCGGTCTGAGCGTTGGGTGTACGTCTCGGCTCCGTCTACCAGGTCGAGGTTCCTGCTGACTGTGAACTCCCTTGCGACCTCTGGCATTTGCTCTTCGATGTCCTGCCAGGTCTTGCCGGCGAATACGCCGATGTCGGTCTCCATCAGGTCGTCCACCTGGACAATGGGGATGTCCCACGCGCTCGATGCTATCTGCGCGGTCTCGAGTGTTCTGGACAGCGGGCTGGAGTAGATGTGAGAGGGTTGATAGCCCTCGGAAGTAAACCTCTCTCGAAGTTTAGCTGCCTGTTTTCGGCCTAATTCGGTTAGCAGGGTGTCATCTCTTCCCTGCCAACGGCCCTGGGCGTTCCCTGTACTTTCCGCGTGTCTGACAATTCTTAGCTTCATGGGTAGTCCGATCGTGTCCTGTCTTTTGAGTATGGGGTCGTCTGGGGTGAAGTGCCCATTCCGGCAACGGACGCCTTATCGTAACACTCGATGAAGGAACGCTGTAAACTTGCAGTCGCCATGGGCAGCATACGGACTCCGAAGTGAAGAATCACAGACCGCGCACCATCTACTACGGCTGGATAGTCGCAGCGGCGTGTGTGTTTATAGCGATGGCTGGAAGCGGCACGTTCAACGGATTCGGGGTTTTCATCATCCCGATGAGCGAGGAGTTTGGATGGAGTCGCTCGGCGATCTCTCTCGCGGCATCGGTTGGAACGATGGTCGGTGGGCTCAGTCAGCCCGTATTCGGCAGGGTGTTCGACAGGGTCGGCGGACGCCAGCTGATTCTCGTAGGGCTGGTCGCCTTCGGAGTGTCCACAGTCCTGCTGATGTTCACCAGCAATATCGTCTACCTGGTGTTTGTGTTCGGTGTGCTGGTCGCGCTGGCGGGCAGCGCGGGCACGTTCAACACTGCCGTTGCGCTCGTCTCGAAGTGGTTCGAGCGTCGACGCGCGACCGCCATCTCCCTGGTTTCGGCGGGAGGATCCCTCAGCGGACTGGTGTTCGTGCCTTTCGTCGCCTACACCATCCCCCTGGTTGGATGGCGGAGCACATGGCTCATACTTGGACTCATAGTGCTCGTGCTGGCTGTCCCGGTCGCGTTTCTGGTCCTGAGAGAGGATCCGGCTGAAGTCGGACAGCTGCCCGATGGGGACGAGGAGGCAACTTATCGTCATTCGAGTGGCAGCGCATCAAGGGCCCCGCTCGAATCCGGCTACTGGCTGAACGCGCTCTGGTCGGTCCCGTTCTGGCAGATCGCCGGGGGGTACTTCGTCTGCGGCGTTACCACCTCGATGATCTCGACTCACTTCGTGCCCTACGCAATTGAGGAGGGATTTTCCCCATCAGCCGGAGCAATGGCGTTCGGTGTGCTGAGCGGCCTGAACATTATTGGAGTCATGGGCGCAGGGATGCTTGGAGACCGATTTGGCCGCAAGTACGTCCTTGCGGCTGTGTACGCGACGAGGGCTGTCAGCTTCCTGGTGTTGCTCACTGTCCCTGGCCTTTGGGGGCTGTTCGGGTTCGCGATTATCAGCGGGTTCTCGTGGTACGGCACCGTCCCCCTGACGACGTCACTTACAGCCGAGGTCTACGGAATCAGACACATCGGCACGCTCAGCGGAATCACCTATCTCGCTCACTCGGTTGGAGGAGCGCTGTCGGTGCAGTTCGCGGGAATAATGAAGGATGTCACCGGCGCCTACCTCGTGCCATTCGGCGCCGGCGGACTACTGCTGGTCGCCGCCGCAATCGTAAGCCTCACAATCAGGGAGAAGAGGTACTCCGCCCGATACCAGCTTTCTACGGCGGGTTAGAGTAGGACAGCCTTGGCGACGGACATAAGTGTCCAGCTTTAAGCTGGGCCTAGGGCAGGCGTCTGATCTTGGGAAGTGCGAGTGCAGTGACGATGCTGACTGCGAGAAGCACTGTTCCATTGATCAGGAGCGCCCGCGTTGCACCGAATGCTCCGGCTAGCGCGCCGACTCCCATGTGTCCGGCGGGCGCAACACCGATGCTGAGCACCCACGAGCCCATGGCCCTCCCTCGCTGCTCGTTGGGAACTACTTCCTGCATGAGGGTCTTGTAGAGGGTATCTACTATCGCCGCGCTGGCGTTGATCAGCGCAAGCACCGCAACGAAGTAGATGAAACCTCCGCCGAGGCTGAATGCCATCTCGCCCAGGCCGAACGTGCCGGCGATGATGAAGATCATCCACCCCTTGTGCCTGAAATTGCTCAGATACGCGAGGAGAATCAGGCCAATGATCCCCCCACCCTGGCGGAAGGAGCTCATTATTCCGAGACCTACAGAGCCCACTCCGAGCTCGTCCCTTGCGAACACCGGCAGCAGGCTCTGGTGGGTAAAGCCGAATACCTCTGTGATCGCCGCAAGGATCATGAGTGTCAGCAGAGTGCGATTCGTGCTGATGATCTCAATGTACCCTTTGAGGTTCTGGAACACCGACTGCGGAGTCCTTACCGCTGCCTGTCCCGCCTCGCGGGTCCACATCAGGATCACCGCTGACGCCGCGTAGCTGAGTCCGATGGCTAGGTACTGGACTCCTATGCCGGCGATCTCGATGATGGCGCCGGCTACGAGAGCGCCCGCCACTCCGCCTACTCGCTGACTCAACGCCGTGAGGGACATTCCGTTGAGCGCGGCCTCGGGACCAACTATGTCGTAGGTGTAAGCCTGTCTGAGCGTAAGAGTGAACGCCCATACACACCCCATGACTACGGTGAGCCCGATTATCGGCCAGACGTTTTGGTAACCCAGAAACAACGGGAGCGCGGTAAGCGCCGCGATAAACGCACCTACCAGCGTGATCCATCGTGTAAACACGCGCCTGTCCACCCGGTCGGCGACGGCTCCTGAGACCAGGCCAAGAAAGAAGAACGGGGCCATGCGGGCGGCGGACGCCACGCCAACCAGGAAAGGCGAGCCTGTGAGGTCGAGAACCAGCCAGCCAAGAGCGACGAACTCCATGCCCATGCCCACCGACTGAACGGTAGTCGACATCCACAGGAACCTGAAGTCGCGGTATTGAAAGGAGGCGGCCCAGACGGAACTTCTTGATAGGCGTGAGGACAGAGCCATTTCCTCTGGGGATCTCCTGAGAGACCGGATGGTGGTGCCGAAGGTCGGACTCGAACCGACACGGGATTGCTCCCACTGGTTTTTGAGACCAGCGCGTCTACCATTCCGCCACTTCGGCACGGTGGGCTGTTAACGGCTAATGTAGCACAACGAGGGGTCGATTCAATCGACCTGCGAGGTCTCGTTCGACTCCCGGAGCATATTGGTAGTCGTTTCTACATCGCCGCGGCAGCAATGTGAGAGTCTGCCAACAGGGGCTCGTGAATGTCAACCGCGGATGATCTGTCCAGCCTCACGTTATGGATATAAGCATCGGTCCATTACTCTCCGAAAGTCTCGGTGTGCTACGCTCTGACATCCTGGACGGCTGTCGTTCGTTCCTGCCTAGGAGTGTCACAGATGAAAGACCGACCCATACCGCCTGTGGCTGAGAAGCGGCCGCACAGCTTTACCCATCACGGCATTACCATCGAGGACCCGTGGCACTGGCTGCGCGATCCCAACTACCCGAAGGTGGATGACGCCGACATACTGGCGTATCTAACCGCTGAGAACGACTACTTCAAGGCGGTGATGTCGCCTCACAAGAGCTTGTCCGAGGCAATCTTCGAGGAGATCAAGGGACGCGAGCAGCCGGACCGCTCCAGCGTGCCGTTCAAGGACGACGACTGGTACTACCAGTGGCGTTACGAGGAGGGAAGTCAGTACCGCGTCTGGCTGCGCTGGCCCGCCGACGGCGCCAATGCGCGGGAAGCCCCGACCTCAGACGTGCAAACGATTCTGAGTGAACCTGAGCTCGCGAAGGACTCCGAGTACTTCATGCTTGGCTCCTTGTCGATGAGCAATAGCGGCTCTCTTCTTGCCTACAGCACCGACATCAACGGCTCCGAGCGGTTCACTATGGTGATCAAAGACCTTGAAACCGGAGAGATGCTTCCAGACCAGATCGAGGAGACCGCAGGGAATGCAGTCTGGGCATCGGATGACTCTTCGTTCCTGTATACGGTGGTGGACGAGAACTGGCGACCCTGGCAGGTGCGGCTTCATGTTCTCGGCGACCCCGTCGAGAATGACGCCGTCGTATACGAGGAGACCGACCCTGGCTTCTTCATCGGTGTGGGCCCATCGTCCTCCAAGCAGTACGTCATCATCGGTGCTGGAGACCACATTACCTCTGAAGTGAGGCTGCTGCGCTCCTCCGATCTCGGGGGTGAACAGGTCCTTGTCTCACCTCGTCGGAGCGGTCACGAGTACTCAATAGACCATCAGGGGGACCGATTCGTCGTTCGGACGAACGACACGCACAAGAACACACGGCTGGCTACGGCGCCAGAGGACGACCCCACTGAGAGGTCCTGGTCGACACTCGTTTACGCCTCCGACACGCACTACATCCGAGGATTCGCGACGTTCCAGGACTTCATCGCCGTTCATGAACGCATCGAGGGACTGGACCACATACGCCTGATCGACCGCGCAGGTGACTCGACGTACATACGCTTCCCGGAGTCGGCCTACAGTGCCCACATCGGGAACAACGAGGAGTTCCAGACCAACGAGTTGCGGCTGCAATACTCGTCGATGGTCACGCCGGACACTGTCTACGACTACCACCGCGATACCGGGGAGCTTGAAGTTCGGAAGGTGCGGGAGATACCAAGCGGATACGACGCCTCCAAGTATGTGACTGAGCGCACTTTTGCCGAAGCGCGTGACGGCGAGTGGGTTCCCGCGTCAGTCGTTCGCCGGAGGGACACGCCGGAGGACGGTACAGCCCCGCTCTATCTATATGGATACGGCGCCTATGGAATTGCCATCCCACCATCGTTTTCCACGACCTACCTGTCGCTCCTGGACCGCGGCTTCATCGTCGTCATTGCTCACATACGAGGAGGGGACGATCTCGGCTACCACTGGTACGAGGCCGGAAAGTTGGACAGACGCACCAACACGTTCAACGACTTCGTGGATGTCGCACATCACCTCATTGAAGAGGGGTACACCAGCCAGGGAAGAATCACCATCGCCGGCGGCAGCGCTGGTGGGGAGCTAGTGGGCGCAGCACTGAATCTGGCCCCGGACCTATGGGGCGCTGTAGCCGCTCACGTCCCATTCGTCGACGTGCTGAACACGATCCTGGATGACACCCTTCCGCTGACGCCGATCGAGTGGCCGGAGTGGGGCAATCCGATTGAGGACAAGGCCGCGTTCGAATACATCCGCTCGTACTCTCCATACGACCAGCTTGAGTCTCGCGACTACCCGCCGATCCTCGTGACAGCCGGGCTGAACGACCCCAGGGTGACCTACTGGGAGCCGGCCAAGTTCGTGGCGAAACTCCGCACGCTCAAGACCGACGACAACCCGCTGCTGCTAAAGACCAACATGGGCGCGGGCCACGGTGGTAGATCAGGTCGCTACGAGCAGATGTACGAAGACGCCGAGGAGTACGCGTTCATCCTGACCAGCATGAGGCTGGTGGAGTAGTAGTGAAGTAAGCGCGGGGGCTTCGAAGTGGACCCGGTCAACGGCAAGTTGAACCGAGTGGACATGCTGATGCTGTGATAACTAGGGGCTGGCCGCTGAGACGCAACACAGCCCCTATTCTTTCTAATTGACAGGTGACTCTCTAGTCCGCCGGGACGGCCTCTACTGCTCGGCCGCTGAAGGCGGGCATCACCTCTTCGGCGAACATCTCGAGCTGTTCCTGGATGACTGCCTGCGGAGTGCCGACTGGTTGGCTCACTCCGACGCGTTCGAGTCCGGGGTAGGCTGCTTCCACCTTCTTGAGCTGCTCGATGATCTGCTCGGGCGGGCCGGCCAGGAAGCCGCCGCCTTTCACTGCCTCCTCGATGCGGGGCAGGTCGAAAGTCGGTGCTCGCTTGGGGTCTGACATCGCGTCGATCTGCTCATCGCTGAGTGAACGGACCAGCCGGAGGGGGCCGAACATCTTGAGGTTCTCTTCATAGTACCCGGCAGCAGCCTGGATGGCTTCTTCCTGTGTGTTGGCGATGTAGAAGTGGAAGCCGATCGACAGGTTTTCGCCAAGTTCGAGGTCGCGCCCGGCGCGGGCGTTAGCATCACGGTATGCTTCGATAACGCGGTGCATCGCGCCGCCCTCGGCAACGCCGCCGCCAATCATGCCCTTGATCCCGTGCTTGGCCATGAAGTCGAGTCCGCGTTGTGTCGCGCTCTGGATGGGCTGCCAGCACTCTACGGGAAGCCTCACCGGGCGCGGGACCAGTGTGATCTTTTTCAGCGTGTAGCCTCGGTAGGGCACCTCAGGCGGGATGGTGTAGTACTCGCCCTTGTGTGAGAACGACTCCTCGTTGAACGACTGGAAGATGATGTCCACCTGCTCCTCGAACAGGTTGCGGTTGGCCTCCTGGTCCATCAGAGGAGCGTCGAAGGTGTCGACCTCGCGGGTGTGGTAGCCGCGCCCGACGCCGAAGATTGTCCGGCCGTTGGTAAGTACGTCCGCCGTCGCATAGTCCTCGGC from Dehalococcoidia bacterium includes the following:
- a CDS encoding adenylosuccinate lyase family protein — protein: MQQEPTALRMPDPGIRELFSESQRFQSWLDVEAALAQAQAELDVIPADAAEEITLKARIELLDMDAIYEGLATTGHGLVPLIWELDRVCDGDAGGHVHWGATTQNITQTGKLLQLRKAHRIYLGQIARILEMLADLAERTRDFALPGRTHGQHAVPATFGLKVAVWIDELIRHVERLQGCEDRVFVAMLGGGAGTLGSLGEIGMDIQELMAKKLDMRPMTMPSRTTADHLCEYVVLLGMLSATCSKVGREVYTLMKQEFGELEEPVPPGTVGSSTMPQKRNPKVSQDIVAGAAQVRALVPLALESMMTEHEADRTTSVMMDRALNQSAIIVGDILQYMIELFSGLQVFPDRMRQNLDLSGGLIMSEALMLELGRRIGRQRAHDVIYDAAQASVVEGRSFTDTLSDESDVQDNLSADQIESLLDPTQYTGACGLLADRFAAQARSVAADLSEAS
- a CDS encoding MFS transporter: MKNHRPRTIYYGWIVAAACVFIAMAGSGTFNGFGVFIIPMSEEFGWSRSAISLAASVGTMVGGLSQPVFGRVFDRVGGRQLILVGLVAFGVSTVLLMFTSNIVYLVFVFGVLVALAGSAGTFNTAVALVSKWFERRRATAISLVSAGGSLSGLVFVPFVAYTIPLVGWRSTWLILGLIVLVLAVPVAFLVLREDPAEVGQLPDGDEEATYRHSSGSASRAPLESGYWLNALWSVPFWQIAGGYFVCGVTTSMISTHFVPYAIEEGFSPSAGAMAFGVLSGLNIIGVMGAGMLGDRFGRKYVLAAVYATRAVSFLVLLTVPGLWGLFGFAIISGFSWYGTVPLTTSLTAEVYGIRHIGTLSGITYLAHSVGGALSVQFAGIMKDVTGAYLVPFGAGGLLLVAAAIVSLTIREKRYSARYQLSTAG
- a CDS encoding LLM class flavin-dependent oxidoreductase, translating into MITKFDSLYAGHVDMDNVGYGGVAVNDRLFGNDHLITAYDKAEAIAKTLDRLGFDTFWMAEHHFQPEGYECIPNLLMMAVHLAHVTERIKIGCGFNIAPMWHPLRLAEDYATADVLTNGRTIFGVGRGYHTREVDTFDAPLMDQEANRNLFEEQVDIIFQSFNEESFSHKGEYYTIPPEVPYRGYTLKKITLVPRPVRLPVECWQPIQSATQRGLDFMAKHGIKGMIGGGVAEGGAMHRVIEAYRDANARAGRDLELGENLSIGFHFYIANTQEEAIQAAAGYYEENLKMFGPLRLVRSLSDEQIDAMSDPKRAPTFDLPRIEEAVKGGGFLAGPPEQIIEQLKKVEAAYPGLERVGVSQPVGTPQAVIQEQLEMFAEEVMPAFSGRAVEAVPAD
- a CDS encoding S9 family peptidase translates to MKDRPIPPVAEKRPHSFTHHGITIEDPWHWLRDPNYPKVDDADILAYLTAENDYFKAVMSPHKSLSEAIFEEIKGREQPDRSSVPFKDDDWYYQWRYEEGSQYRVWLRWPADGANAREAPTSDVQTILSEPELAKDSEYFMLGSLSMSNSGSLLAYSTDINGSERFTMVIKDLETGEMLPDQIEETAGNAVWASDDSSFLYTVVDENWRPWQVRLHVLGDPVENDAVVYEETDPGFFIGVGPSSSKQYVIIGAGDHITSEVRLLRSSDLGGEQVLVSPRRSGHEYSIDHQGDRFVVRTNDTHKNTRLATAPEDDPTERSWSTLVYASDTHYIRGFATFQDFIAVHERIEGLDHIRLIDRAGDSTYIRFPESAYSAHIGNNEEFQTNELRLQYSSMVTPDTVYDYHRDTGELEVRKVREIPSGYDASKYVTERTFAEARDGEWVPASVVRRRDTPEDGTAPLYLYGYGAYGIAIPPSFSTTYLSLLDRGFIVVIAHIRGGDDLGYHWYEAGKLDRRTNTFNDFVDVAHHLIEEGYTSQGRITIAGGSAGGELVGAALNLAPDLWGAVAAHVPFVDVLNTILDDTLPLTPIEWPEWGNPIEDKAAFEYIRSYSPYDQLESRDYPPILVTAGLNDPRVTYWEPAKFVAKLRTLKTDDNPLLLKTNMGAGHGGRSGRYEQMYEDAEEYAFILTSMRLVE
- a CDS encoding MFS transporter; its protein translation is MSTTVQSVGMGMEFVALGWLVLDLTGSPFLVGVASAARMAPFFFLGLVSGAVADRVDRRVFTRWITLVGAFIAALTALPLFLGYQNVWPIIGLTVVMGCVWAFTLTLRQAYTYDIVGPEAALNGMSLTALSQRVGGVAGALVAGAIIEIAGIGVQYLAIGLSYAASAVILMWTREAGQAAVRTPQSVFQNLKGYIEIISTNRTLLTLMILAAITEVFGFTHQSLLPVFARDELGVGSVGLGIMSSFRQGGGIIGLILLAYLSNFRHKGWMIFIIAGTFGLGEMAFSLGGGFIYFVAVLALINASAAIVDTLYKTLMQEVVPNEQRGRAMGSWVLSIGVAPAGHMGVGALAGAFGATRALLINGTVLLAVSIVTALALPKIRRLP
- a CDS encoding histidine phosphatase family protein, with protein sequence MKLRIVRHAESTGNAQGRWQGRDDTLLTELGRKQAAKLRERFTSEGYQPSHIYSSPLSRTLETAQIASSAWDIPIVQVDDLMETDIGVFAGKTWQDIEEQMPEVAREFTVSRNLDLVDGAETYTQRSDRAQRVVDLLTGEHTDDDSVLVFTHGGIISHIFAQLVGTDRMWGLGVRNTAMFEFTIAVERWQLDGLDRVNSDLRRINLFNDASHLD